From uncultured Desulfobacter sp.:
GTCTTGTGTCCGGTTCTTCCATCGCAAATATTGTGACAACGGGAACATTTACCATCCCTATGATGAAAAAAGTGGGTTATGAGCCGACCAAAGCGGCGGCAATTGAAGTTGCGGCGTCAACAGATGGACAGCTCGCACCACCGATTATGGGTGCGGCGGCTTTTATTATCGCTGAATATGTGAATGTTCCATACATTGAGGTGGTTAAAGCAGCAGCGGTCCCTGCCTTTGCTTCCTACGCGGCGCTTTTTTTCATTTCTCACATTGAAGCCTCAAAAGCGGGTATTAAAGGGTTGCCTAAAAGTGAACTGCCGCAATTCTTCAAAACCCTGCTAAGTGGTATTCATTTTCTAATTCCCCTTGGCATGTTGCTTTACGAGTTGATTGTGGTTCGTCATTCGCCGGAACTGGCGGCATTCAATGCCATTGTGGTACTGTTTTTTCTTATGCTTTTCCAGCAGCCCTACCTGGCCTATCGAAAAGGCACACCGCTTTTGCCGGCGTTTAAGCAATCTTTTCTGACGATCTTAGATGCGCTTGCTTCCGGTGCGAGAAATATGGTTTCCGTGGCGCTGGCAACAGCGGCGGCGGGTATTATTGTGGGAGTTGTTGCGTTGGGGCTTGGCAACCTTATCTCTGAAATTATTGACGTTCTTTCCATGGGCAATGTGTTTCTGATGTTGCTCATTACAGCGATTGCCAGCCTGGTTATCGGCATGGGTTTGCCGACCACGGCAACCTACATTGTTATGGCGGCGTTGACGGCGCCGGCGATTGTTACCATTGGTGGGGCCCAAGGGTTTATTGTACCGTTGATGTCCGCTCACCTTTTTTGTTTTTATTTTGGTATTTTAGCTGATGATACGCCGCCGGTGGGGCTTGCGGCCTATGCCGCTTCGGCCATCGCCAAATCACCTCCCATTGCGACCGGTATTCAGGGATTTTTGTATGATATCCGGACGGCAATTTTGCCGTTTATGTTTATTTTTAATGCCGACCTTATTTTGCATAATGTGAACTCATGGCTCCAGGGAATATTGATATTTGTTATGGCCTGTATCGGCAACTTTGCCTTTGCGTCTGCGACCCAGGGATGGTTTGTAGCCAAAAATAAAAAATGGGAAATTCCACTTTTCCTCTGCGTGACGTTTATTTTGATGCGTCCGGATCAAATTGCGATATGGCTGGGAATCCCCCATGAGCAGCGATACTGGACATATTTAATTGGATTGGCAATTTACGGTATACTTTATTTAATGCAGCGGCCCCGAACCGCTCATGATGAAGCGGCCATAGAAAGAGCAAAGGCAGAAACATATTAAG
This genomic window contains:
- a CDS encoding TRAP transporter permease, translated to MSKIRIDKVEDGFDEAKRLAEEEEGIGRKPDGWQKYLIPTIAIAWSLFQLSLPRFVLLDSTYIRAIHLAFAMVLIFLNYPLLKKPIFGLKYFAQHKRIPVLDVVIAAVAAYCALYLVIHYDQIISRYGSPTTMDIVIGLALVVFLLEAARRTIGPALPVIAGGFIAYSFLGPYMPDLIAFKGTSLGRFVGQMTMSTEGIYGIPLDVSATIVFLFVLFGAMLDKAGAGHYFIQLALSLLGRFKGGPAKAAIMGSGLTGLVSGSSIANIVTTGTFTIPMMKKVGYEPTKAAAIEVAASTDGQLAPPIMGAAAFIIAEYVNVPYIEVVKAAAVPAFASYAALFFISHIEASKAGIKGLPKSELPQFFKTLLSGIHFLIPLGMLLYELIVVRHSPELAAFNAIVVLFFLMLFQQPYLAYRKGTPLLPAFKQSFLTILDALASGARNMVSVALATAAAGIIVGVVALGLGNLISEIIDVLSMGNVFLMLLITAIASLVIGMGLPTTATYIVMAALTAPAIVTIGGAQGFIVPLMSAHLFCFYFGILADDTPPVGLAAYAASAIAKSPPIATGIQGFLYDIRTAILPFMFIFNADLILHNVNSWLQGILIFVMACIGNFAFASATQGWFVAKNKKWEIPLFLCVTFILMRPDQIAIWLGIPHEQRYWTYLIGLAIYGILYLMQRPRTAHDEAAIERAKAETY